From Hominilimicola fabiformis, one genomic window encodes:
- the mutS gene encoding DNA mismatch repair protein MutS, with product MAKEQMTPMMTQYLKTKEEYEDCILFYRLGDFYEMFFDDAIKASKELEITLTGKDCGLSERAPMCGVPFHSASVYIAKLIEKGYKVAICEQVEDPKTAKGIVKREVIRVVTPGTVVDEELLDEKNNNYLAVIYSQRDKYGFAVSDISTGEIYTTEISGADEALNEIARYEPKEILLNSDAAEKLSAQVELRFHITPDECTDDFFENSEFEKNILQQFGKNSLSEIALDTKPYAVRAVGAMIAYLEHTQKTSLTYLNTINTYEVNQYMDIDVNTRRNLEITETMRDKVKRGSLLWVLDNTETSMGARLLKQWIEKPLINPIEINKRLYSVKELTENIMLRDDLSAVLSGTYDISRIISRISLGTVTPKDLIALKMTLLQLPELEYTLSNVKSPMLGDMRKNFDLLEDVCDLLERAINDEPPALLRDGNVIKEGFNEEIDNLRIAMRDGKKWLAALENEERESTGISKLKVGYNKVFGYYIEITKSAIKDVPDYYIRKQTLANCERYITPKLKEIENTILGASEKIVTLESYVFEQVRTSVSEEIERLKNAAHIIATTDVLLSLAQTAYKNNFTMPEISDNGKIEITDGRHPVVEKMSKNSMFVPNDTLLNNDDDRMIIITGPNMAGKSTYMRQVALITLMAQIGSFVPAKSAKIGIVDKIFTRVGASDDISSGQSTFMLEMTEVSHILKNATSKSLIILDEIGRGTSTFDGLSIAWAVVEYIQNKHKIGAKTLFATHYHELTELEEELDGVKNYRIAVKKRGDDITFLRKIVRGGADDSYGIEVAALAGVPKEVINGAKKILKKIENDEIVVEHTAKKHEDTTNQIGFGDSIANEIADELKNMDVTTYTPIEAMNKLYELANRAKEI from the coding sequence ATGGCAAAAGAGCAGATGACGCCGATGATGACTCAATATCTGAAAACAAAGGAGGAATACGAGGACTGTATATTATTTTACAGATTGGGTGATTTCTATGAAATGTTTTTTGATGATGCCATAAAAGCTTCAAAGGAGCTTGAAATAACGCTTACAGGTAAAGACTGCGGACTTTCGGAACGCGCACCAATGTGTGGCGTTCCTTTTCACAGTGCGTCGGTTTATATTGCAAAGCTGATTGAAAAGGGGTATAAGGTTGCTATATGCGAACAGGTTGAGGACCCTAAAACCGCTAAAGGTATTGTAAAACGTGAGGTTATTCGTGTAGTGACGCCGGGTACGGTTGTTGATGAGGAGTTGCTTGACGAAAAGAATAATAATTATCTTGCGGTTATATACAGTCAGCGTGACAAATACGGATTTGCGGTTTCGGATATTTCAACGGGTGAGATTTATACAACCGAAATTAGCGGAGCGGACGAGGCACTAAACGAAATAGCGAGATATGAGCCGAAAGAAATACTCTTAAATTCGGACGCGGCGGAAAAATTATCTGCACAGGTTGAGTTGAGATTTCATATAACTCCCGACGAATGTACGGACGATTTCTTTGAAAATTCGGAATTTGAAAAGAATATCCTGCAGCAGTTCGGTAAAAATTCCTTGTCGGAAATAGCACTTGACACAAAACCTTATGCGGTTCGTGCGGTCGGTGCTATGATTGCGTATTTGGAACATACGCAAAAAACAAGTCTTACATATTTAAACACGATTAATACATACGAAGTTAATCAGTATATGGATATTGACGTGAATACAAGACGTAACCTTGAAATAACCGAAACAATGCGTGACAAGGTTAAAAGAGGTTCGCTTTTGTGGGTGCTTGACAATACAGAAACGTCAATGGGTGCAAGACTTTTAAAACAGTGGATTGAAAAGCCGCTTATCAATCCTATTGAGATAAACAAGAGATTGTATTCGGTAAAGGAGCTTACGGAGAATATAATGCTCCGCGACGACCTTTCGGCAGTGCTTTCCGGAACGTATGATATATCAAGAATAATCAGCCGTATTTCGCTTGGCACTGTTACACCGAAAGATTTAATTGCACTTAAAATGACGCTTTTACAGTTACCTGAACTTGAGTACACTTTAAGCAACGTCAAGTCACCGATGCTTGGTGATATGCGTAAAAATTTTGATTTGCTTGAAGATGTGTGCGATTTGCTTGAAAGAGCGATAAATGACGAACCGCCGGCACTTTTGCGTGACGGCAATGTTATAAAAGAGGGCTTTAATGAGGAAATCGACAATTTGCGTATTGCAATGCGTGACGGTAAAAAGTGGCTTGCGGCACTTGAAAATGAAGAACGTGAATCAACGGGCATAAGCAAGCTGAAAGTCGGCTATAACAAGGTTTTCGGTTACTATATAGAGATTACAAAATCGGCGATAAAAGACGTACCCGATTATTATATAAGAAAGCAAACGCTTGCAAACTGTGAAAGATACATTACTCCGAAACTAAAGGAAATCGAAAACACAATTCTCGGTGCATCGGAAAAAATCGTGACGCTTGAAAGCTATGTTTTTGAACAGGTCAGAACAAGCGTGAGTGAGGAAATCGAGCGTTTGAAAAATGCGGCACATATTATCGCAACGACTGACGTACTTTTGTCGCTGGCACAGACTGCATACAAAAACAACTTTACCATGCCCGAAATATCGGATAACGGCAAAATCGAAATTACGGACGGACGACACCCTGTTGTTGAGAAAATGTCAAAAAATTCGATGTTTGTACCGAATGACACTCTTTTGAATAACGATGACGACCGAATGATTATTATAACAGGTCCGAATATGGCAGGTAAGTCAACGTATATGCGACAGGTTGCACTTATAACTCTTATGGCACAAATCGGAAGTTTTGTTCCTGCAAAGTCGGCTAAAATCGGTATTGTGGACAAGATTTTTACAAGAGTCGGTGCGTCTGACGATATTTCGTCGGGACAGAGTACGTTTATGCTTGAAATGACGGAAGTAAGTCACATTTTGAAGAATGCAACGTCAAAATCGCTTATTATTCTTGATGAAATCGGACGCGGTACAAGCACATTTGACGGATTGTCGATAGCTTGGGCGGTTGTTGAGTACATACAAAATAAGCACAAAATCGGCGCAAAGACGCTTTTTGCAACGCACTATCATGAGCTTACCGAACTTGAGGAAGAACTTGACGGTGTTAAAAATTACAGAATTGCCGTAAAAAAACGTGGTGACGATATTACGTTTTTGCGTAAAATCGTCAGAGGCGGAGCGGACGACAGTTACGGTATTGAAGTTGCGGCACTTGCAGGTGTTCCGAAAGAGGTAATCAACGGTGCAAAGAAGATTTTGAAAAAGATTGAGAATGATGAAATCGTTGTAGAACATACGGCGAAAAAACACGAGGATACAACGAATCAAATCGGTTTCGGTGACAGTATAGCAAACGAAATTGCAGACGAACTTAAAAATATGGATGTCACAACGTACACGCCGATTGAGGCGATGAACAAGCTTTACGAATTGGCAAACAGAGCGAAGGAAATATAA
- the miaB gene encoding tRNA (N6-isopentenyl adenosine(37)-C2)-methylthiotransferase MiaB, which produces MAKLITKEQMAEQESYIMKLKEENMRYAAQNGHAKLALTETYGCQQNENDTERIRGMLRQAGFDFTDDSNKADVVIYNTCAVRENAEQKVFGRLGILKHIKEERKDMVIGVCGCMVQQEHITEKIKKVHEHVDLVFGTHALYKMPELLYRAIHEKKTVVDIDSSDGAIAEDIPIMRDDDKKAWVSVMYGCNNFCSYCIVPYVRGRERSRTPEAVIAEVKELVARGCSEIALLGQNVNSYGKDLDTDVDFADLIRMVNDIEGVERIRFMTSHPKDLSDKLIDAIAECDKVCKQLHLPVQAGSNKILKEMNRKYTKEDYLAKIEKVKKRIPNISLSTDIIVGFPTETKEDFEETLDVLRKVEYDNIFSFIYSRREGTPAAKLDFVLTDEEIHENFNKLLEVQNEISKRKNEAYVGRVEKVLVDGVSKNDETTLSGRCDSSKIVNFKGDKSLIGKYIDVRITEAHTWSLNGEIAE; this is translated from the coding sequence GAAAGCTATATAATGAAACTCAAAGAAGAAAATATGCGTTATGCTGCTCAAAACGGACACGCAAAATTAGCGCTTACCGAAACATACGGTTGTCAGCAGAATGAAAACGACACCGAACGTATAAGAGGTATGCTAAGACAGGCGGGGTTTGATTTTACGGACGACAGCAACAAAGCTGATGTTGTTATATATAATACTTGTGCGGTGCGTGAAAATGCGGAGCAAAAGGTTTTCGGCAGACTCGGTATTTTAAAGCACATCAAAGAAGAAAGAAAAGATATGGTTATCGGTGTATGCGGTTGTATGGTACAACAGGAGCATATTACCGAGAAAATCAAAAAAGTACACGAACATGTTGACCTTGTTTTCGGAACACACGCACTTTACAAAATGCCGGAGCTTTTATACAGAGCAATTCACGAAAAGAAAACAGTTGTCGATATTGACAGCAGTGACGGTGCAATCGCAGAGGATATTCCTATTATGCGTGACGATGATAAAAAAGCATGGGTATCTGTAATGTACGGCTGCAACAATTTCTGCTCATACTGTATTGTACCGTATGTACGCGGACGTGAAAGAAGCCGTACACCTGAGGCGGTTATAGCTGAAGTTAAGGAACTTGTGGCAAGAGGTTGCAGTGAAATTGCACTTTTAGGACAGAATGTAAATTCATACGGCAAAGACCTTGACACAGATGTTGACTTTGCAGACCTTATTCGTATGGTAAATGACATTGAGGGCGTTGAACGTATCAGATTTATGACATCACACCCAAAGGATTTGAGCGATAAACTTATTGATGCGATTGCGGAATGTGACAAGGTTTGTAAACAACTTCATCTTCCTGTTCAAGCAGGTTCAAACAAGATTTTGAAAGAAATGAACAGAAAGTACACAAAAGAAGATTATCTTGCAAAGATTGAAAAGGTTAAAAAGAGAATACCGAACATTTCTCTTTCAACCGATATTATAGTCGGTTTTCCAACGGAAACAAAGGAAGATTTTGAGGAAACACTTGACGTACTTCGTAAGGTTGAGTATGATAACATATTCTCATTTATATATTCAAGACGTGAGGGAACTCCTGCGGCAAAGCTTGATTTTGTACTTACAGACGAAGAAATACACGAGAATTTCAACAAGCTTTTGGAAGTACAGAATGAAATTTCAAAACGCAAAAATGAGGCGTATGTAGGACGGGTTGAAAAGGTGCTTGTCGACGGTGTAAGCAAGAATGACGAAACAACACTTTCGGGCCGTTGTGACAGTTCAAAGATAGTAAACTTTAAGGGCGATAAATCGCTTATAGGAAAATATATAGACGTAAGAATTACCGAGGCACACACATGGAGCCTTAACGGTGAGATTGCAGAATAA
- a CDS encoding YlbF family regulator, protein MNEIIEKTRELGELIQNSEEMKNAKNAEILQENDDEAQALLKEFNLQRMNLARDMQNNKISREEAIQKNNEAFEEMLEKSESIKKYIDAKKEFDAMVNQVNQMLNFYITGQDPNCTHDCSTCGGCH, encoded by the coding sequence ATGAACGAAATAATCGAAAAGACAAGAGAACTTGGAGAACTTATCCAAAATTCAGAAGAAATGAAAAATGCAAAGAATGCCGAGATTTTACAAGAAAATGATGACGAGGCACAGGCACTTTTAAAGGAATTCAACTTGCAGAGAATGAACCTTGCACGCGATATGCAAAACAACAAGATTTCGCGTGAAGAAGCTATACAGAAGAATAATGAAGCATTTGAAGAAATGCTTGAAAAATCGGAATCAATAAAGAAGTACATTGATGCAAAGAAAGAATTTGACGCAATGGTTAATCAAGTTAATCAAATGCTGAATTTCTACATCACAGGACAAGATCCAAACTGTACGCATGATTGCAGCACTTGCGGCGGCTGTCACTAA
- the mutL gene encoding DNA mismatch repair endonuclease MutL, giving the protein MKGFKMGKIHVLSSEVSNKIAAGEVVERPSSVIKELVENSIDAGATLISVEIKKGGSIYMRVSDNGSGMSEEDAKICFLRHATSKVQTSSDLDAIYTLGFRGEALSSIGAVAEVELFTKRHEDETGVCVTCKGGEILSSDEAGIPDGTSILVENLFFNTPARRKFLKKDATEAGYITDIMTRFIFAHPEISFKLIIDNKEKLFSPGDNSLENSVYTVYGRDYAKGTIPVEYESDGIKITGLIGKGTLARPKRNYQSFFVNRRYITSRTIIAALENAYKNQIMIGKFPMAILNIEINPSLIDINVHPTKLEVKFSDEKAVYNAVYYGVKNALYEIPNVPKIERTSEEFKRDTPKGQLNLSDFAVALPKTMTKRPETTAYNPRENHFLKNSGDTKNDLVSDSKTDKVGDTKTQNDFVSLKPNFIKPRQSEIPYTRTVSLETPKAETNGILPKKDAVKAEEATVEEIKNEERPVTETVGVETVKEEKPTEQNVETEVPKREETVFADEYFEIVGQVFDSYIIAEKGDEMMIIDQHAAHERLKYEELKKDIASKQVVSQMLIEPVIVNLTGSEMTAYRDNKQLFDDIGFESEEFGDDAVIVRSVPGEVELGEVEPLVLELVAQGEEMRKELITEKNERLLYTIACKSAVKANMRMSKIEMETLVRNVLRLKNINTCPHGRPIIVTMSKKELEKEFKRIV; this is encoded by the coding sequence TTGAAAGGATTTAAGATGGGAAAAATTCATGTACTGAGCAGTGAAGTTTCAAATAAAATAGCGGCGGGCGAAGTTGTTGAACGTCCGTCAAGCGTTATAAAGGAACTTGTTGAAAACAGCATAGATGCCGGTGCAACTCTGATAAGCGTGGAGATAAAAAAAGGCGGAAGCATATATATGCGCGTCAGCGACAACGGCAGCGGTATGTCGGAGGAGGATGCGAAAATATGCTTTTTACGCCATGCGACAAGTAAGGTGCAGACGAGCAGTGACCTTGACGCAATTTATACGCTTGGTTTCAGAGGTGAGGCACTTTCAAGTATAGGTGCTGTTGCCGAAGTTGAACTTTTTACAAAGCGACACGAGGATGAAACAGGCGTATGTGTAACGTGCAAAGGCGGAGAAATACTTTCTTCTGACGAGGCAGGTATTCCCGACGGTACATCGATACTTGTCGAAAATCTGTTTTTCAACACACCTGCAAGACGTAAATTCTTGAAAAAAGACGCAACTGAGGCAGGATACATAACGGACATAATGACGAGATTTATATTCGCACATCCCGAAATATCCTTTAAACTTATAATAGACAACAAAGAAAAATTGTTTTCACCGGGCGATAATTCACTTGAAAATTCGGTTTATACAGTTTACGGCAGAGATTATGCAAAGGGTACAATTCCCGTAGAATACGAATCGGACGGTATTAAAATTACAGGTCTTATCGGCAAGGGAACGCTTGCACGGCCTAAGCGAAATTATCAGAGCTTTTTTGTAAACAGAAGATACATAACAAGCAGAACAATAATCGCCGCACTTGAAAATGCCTATAAAAATCAGATTATGATAGGCAAATTCCCTATGGCGATACTTAATATAGAAATCAATCCGTCACTTATTGACATTAACGTTCACCCGACAAAACTTGAAGTGAAGTTTTCGGATGAAAAGGCGGTTTATAATGCGGTGTATTACGGTGTGAAAAACGCACTTTACGAAATACCGAATGTACCGAAAATCGAACGTACTTCGGAAGAATTTAAACGTGATACGCCAAAGGGACAGTTAAATCTGAGCGACTTTGCGGTCGCACTTCCAAAGACAATGACAAAACGTCCCGAAACAACCGCATATAATCCACGAGAAAATCATTTTCTGAAAAACAGTGGGGACACTAAAAATGATTTGGTTAGTGACAGTAAAACGGATAAAGTCGGGGACACTAAAACACAAAATGATTTTGTATCACTAAAACCCAATTTTATAAAACCAAGACAATCCGAAATTCCTTATACAAGAACTGTATCGCTTGAAACTCCGAAAGCGGAAACAAACGGAATACTTCCTAAAAAGGACGCGGTTAAAGCGGAAGAAGCCACAGTTGAAGAAATAAAGAATGAGGAAAGACCTGTTACTGAAACAGTAGGGGTTGAAACCGTTAAGGAAGAAAAACCGACGGAGCAAAATGTTGAAACCGAAGTTCCGAAACGCGAAGAAACTGTTTTTGCAGATGAATATTTTGAAATAGTCGGTCAGGTTTTTGATTCGTACATCATAGCCGAAAAGGGCGACGAAATGATGATTATAGACCAGCACGCGGCACACGAACGTTTGAAATATGAAGAATTGAAGAAAGATATTGCGTCAAAACAAGTTGTGTCACAAATGCTTATCGAACCTGTTATAGTAAATCTTACCGGCAGTGAGATGACTGCGTATCGTGACAATAAACAACTTTTTGATGATATAGGCTTTGAGTCGGAAGAATTCGGCGACGACGCGGTTATTGTACGAAGTGTTCCGGGTGAAGTTGAACTCGGTGAGGTTGAACCGCTTGTGCTTGAACTTGTCGCACAAGGCGAGGAAATGAGGAAAGAACTTATAACGGAAAAGAACGAAAGACTTTTATATACGATTGCGTGTAAATCGGCGGTTAAAGCGAATATGCGTATGAGTAAAATAGAAATGGAAACGCTTGTGAGAAATGTGTTAAGGCTTAAAAATATTAATAC